A stretch of Mesoplodon densirostris isolate mMesDen1 chromosome 9, mMesDen1 primary haplotype, whole genome shotgun sequence DNA encodes these proteins:
- the FMC1 gene encoding protein FMC1 homolog: protein MAALGSPLRTWRGLLRELRYLNAATGRPYRHTAAYRYLVKAFRAHRVTSEKLCRAQHELHFQAATYLCLLRSIREHVALHQEFHGKGERSVEESAGLVGLKLPQQPGGKGWEP from the exons ATGGCGGCCTTGGGGTCACCGCTGCGCACTTGGCGAGGCCTTCTCCGAGAGTTGCGCTACTTGAACGCGGCCACAGGCCGACCCTATCGCCACACCGCGGCCTATCGGTACCTCGTGAAGGCTTTCCGTGCACATCGG GTCACCAGTGAGAAGTTGTGCAGAGCCCAGCATGAGCTTCATTTCCAAGCTGCCACCTATCTCTGCCTTCTGCGCAGCATCCGAGAACATGTGGCCCTTCATCAGGAATTTCATGGCAAGGGTGAGCGCTCAGTGGAGGAGTCGGCTGGTTTAGTGGGTCTCAAGTTGCCCCAACAGCCTGGAGGGAAGGGCTGGGAGCCATGA